The proteins below come from a single Bacteroidales bacterium genomic window:
- the trmB gene encoding tRNA (guanosine(46)-N7)-methyltransferase TrmB yields the protein MSRNKTARFAEMRHFSNVFQPPIAKEDAFEFKGQWNQRVFNNQHPIILELGCGKGEYTIGLSSAFPHNNYIGVDIKGARMYVGAKYALQHNLTNVAFLRTRIELIENFFNKEEIDQIWITFPDPQPKKKWTKKRLTSSYYQNKYFNILKQNAVLHLKTDSLFLYQYTFQLLIKNNVTILAHSDNVYHTPWLNHLPPITTYYESLFLQQGKNITYIQWSKPQKELVELSDEEFDQIEEQYLRPSIQK from the coding sequence ATGAGTAGAAATAAAACCGCTCGATTTGCTGAAATGCGTCATTTTAGTAATGTTTTTCAACCTCCCATTGCCAAAGAAGATGCTTTTGAATTTAAAGGTCAGTGGAATCAACGTGTATTTAATAATCAACACCCTATTATACTCGAATTAGGTTGTGGCAAGGGCGAATATACCATTGGCTTAAGTTCTGCCTTCCCACATAATAATTACATCGGTGTTGATATTAAGGGTGCACGCATGTATGTGGGTGCCAAATATGCATTACAGCATAATTTAACAAATGTAGCTTTTTTAAGAACCAGAATTGAACTCATCGAAAATTTTTTTAATAAAGAAGAAATCGACCAAATATGGATTACTTTCCCTGATCCACAACCCAAAAAAAAATGGACCAAAAAACGCTTAACTTCCTCGTATTATCAAAATAAATATTTTAATATATTAAAACAGAATGCCGTTTTGCATTTAAAAACCGATTCTTTATTTTTATATCAATATACCTTTCAATTACTTATAAAAAATAATGTAACCATTTTAGCCCATTCCGATAATGTTTATCATACACCATGGCTCAACCATTTACCGCCTATTACAACTTATTATGAGTCGCTATTTTTGCAACAGGGTAAAAACATTACCTATATACAATGGTCAAAACCCCAAAAAGAATTAGTTGAACTATCCGATGAAGAATTCGATCAAATTGAAGAACAATATCTCCGACCCTCTATTCAGAAATGA
- a CDS encoding MGMT family protein, with protein sequence MKNSIKLKNNISDPLFRNESFFERVYEIVRLIPYGRVTTYGAIAKFLGSKSSARMVGWAMNQSHGIHPPVPAHRVVNRKGLLTGKAHFSTPDEMEQKLLAEGIPIENNQIKDFLTYFWDPNTELV encoded by the coding sequence ATGAAGAATTCGATCAAATTGAAGAACAATATCTCCGACCCTCTATTCAGAAATGAATCTTTTTTCGAAAGGGTTTACGAAATTGTACGACTTATACCCTACGGAAGAGTAACCACTTATGGCGCAATTGCTAAGTTTTTGGGAAGTAAGTCGTCGGCACGCATGGTGGGTTGGGCTATGAATCAATCGCATGGCATACACCCACCCGTACCTGCCCATAGAGTTGTAAACCGAAAAGGTTTACTAACGGGTAAAGCACATTTTTCTACACCTGACGAAATGGAACAAAAATTACTTGCCGAAGGGATTCCAATTGAAAACAACCAAATAAAAGATTTTTTAACATATTTTTGGGACCCCAATACAGAATTAGTCTAA